A stretch of [Clostridium] innocuum DNA encodes these proteins:
- a CDS encoding SIS domain-containing protein, translating into MKKYLIEAIEKEKTALDALSAMSLQECERVMDAIEECKGKVVFCGVGKSAHIGAKLAATFASLGIPSFFVHATESVHGDLGMIEEKDIVILISNSGTTQEVIQVLTPLHSIGCMTVACCANRDSILAKACDLTLIYPKVTEADAYNLAPTSSTTLVLVLGDAIACAISKKRGFNPSDFHKFHPGGSLGKRLDDKSCI; encoded by the coding sequence ATGAAAAAATATCTTATAGAAGCAATAGAAAAGGAAAAAACAGCACTGGATGCATTATCAGCTATGTCTCTGCAGGAATGTGAAAGAGTAATGGACGCAATAGAGGAATGTAAGGGAAAGGTGGTATTCTGCGGTGTTGGAAAATCAGCACATATAGGGGCAAAACTTGCCGCAACATTTGCTTCGCTTGGTATACCTTCATTCTTTGTTCATGCTACAGAGAGTGTTCATGGGGATCTTGGAATGATAGAGGAAAAGGATATCGTAATTCTCATATCTAACAGTGGAACTACACAGGAGGTCATACAGGTTTTAACGCCGCTGCACAGCATAGGCTGTATGACAGTGGCCTGCTGTGCGAATAGGGATTCTATACTGGCAAAAGCATGTGACCTAACTCTGATTTATCCAAAGGTGACGGAGGCAGATGCATACAATCTTGCACCAACTTCATCCACAACTCTGGTTTTGGTACTTGGTGATGCAATTGCCTGTGCCATTTCCAAAAAACGCGGATTCAATCCATCGGATTTTCATAAATTTCATCCCGGCGGAAGTCTTGGAAAACGGCTTGATGACAAATCTTGCATATAA
- a CDS encoding septum formation initiator family protein produces MKILISLLAIGVSCYLIYAASTDVIVMLNLKQEISANNSEINKLSSQKKELSAQKEKLKDPEYVKRYARGKFLVIKKGEQVFKLPGGSSEDTNGE; encoded by the coding sequence ATGAAAATCCTGATTAGTCTTCTCGCAATAGGGGTTTCATGTTATCTGATTTATGCAGCAAGCACGGATGTTATTGTCATGCTGAATCTGAAGCAGGAAATCTCGGCAAACAACAGTGAAATCAATAAGCTGTCTTCACAGAAAAAAGAGCTGTCTGCACAGAAGGAAAAGCTGAAGGACCCGGAGTATGTAAAACGTTATGCAAGGGGTAAATTTCTTGTCATAAAAAAGGGTGAACAGGTTTTTAAACTTCCCGGTGGCAGCAGCGAAGATACAAATGGCGAATAA
- a CDS encoding spore cortex biosynthesis protein YabQ: MLLPTQIQAILYHFLMGWVYAFGFSFLISFVKYLRFPILKGIVEILYHILFTSLMFIGLYKINGGITNIYLICFFILGAFIYFTWYLSVFLQLFTAIRRLLHPFKVKLLVAKSKIIAIIRLPGKIRKRRKANAKRKKSSRKKKKKKKASDENPD, translated from the coding sequence ATGCTGCTGCCTACACAGATTCAGGCAATACTCTATCATTTTCTGATGGGATGGGTATATGCTTTCGGCTTCAGTTTTTTAATTAGCTTTGTAAAGTATCTCCGTTTTCCGATTTTAAAAGGAATCGTAGAGATCCTGTATCATATTCTGTTTACATCCCTTATGTTTATTGGATTGTATAAGATCAATGGCGGTATAACGAATATCTATCTCATCTGTTTTTTTATTCTAGGTGCTTTTATCTATTTTACATGGTATCTCAGCGTGTTTCTGCAGCTTTTCACAGCCATCCGCAGGCTGCTGCATCCGTTTAAAGTGAAACTTCTCGTTGCCAAATCGAAAATTATTGCTATAATTAGATTACCAGGCAAAATCAGGAAGAGGAGGAAAGCGAATGCAAAACGAAAAAAAAGCAGCCGTAAAAAAAAGAAAAAGAAAAAAGCATCCGATGAAAATCCTGATTAG
- a CDS encoding methionine adenosyltransferase → MLNKQFFTSESVTEGHPDKICDQISDAVLDAILAQDPDARVACETCCTTGMVMIMGEISTSCYVDIPSIARNVVLEIGYDRAKYGFDGTTCSVLTSIDEQSKDIALGVDHSLETKEGGEENNGAGDQGMMFGYACDETPEYMPMPISLAHRLARRLTEVRKDGTLDYLRPDGKTQVTIEYENDRPKRVDTIVISTQHSDTVSLDTIREDLKKHVIDVIVDADMMDAETKVYINPTGRFVIGGPQGDSGLTGRKIIVDTYGGMARHGGGAFSGKDPTKVDRSAAYAARYVAKNIVAAGLARKCEIQLAYAIGVAQPVSVLADTFGTGVLPDEEIAEIVRKEFDLRPTAIIRTLELRKPIYRNLAAYGHFGRDDLQVKWESTEPAERLKAYVK, encoded by the coding sequence ATGTTAAATAAACAGTTTTTTACTTCCGAATCTGTGACGGAAGGACATCCTGATAAAATCTGTGATCAAATCAGTGATGCTGTTCTGGATGCGATTCTGGCACAGGATCCGGATGCGAGAGTTGCCTGTGAAACCTGCTGTACAACCGGTATGGTCATGATCATGGGAGAAATTTCTACCAGCTGTTATGTCGATATCCCAAGCATTGCACGAAATGTAGTTCTGGAAATCGGATATGACAGAGCAAAATACGGCTTTGACGGAACCACCTGTTCGGTTCTGACCTCCATTGATGAGCAGTCCAAGGATATTGCACTTGGTGTTGATCACTCGCTGGAAACCAAAGAGGGTGGGGAGGAAAACAATGGTGCAGGAGATCAGGGAATGATGTTTGGCTACGCCTGTGATGAAACACCGGAATATATGCCGATGCCAATATCCCTTGCACACCGTCTAGCACGCCGTTTGACAGAGGTAAGAAAAGACGGCACACTGGACTATCTTCGTCCGGATGGGAAGACACAGGTAACTATTGAATATGAGAATGACCGTCCAAAGCGTGTCGATACGATTGTTATCTCCACACAGCATTCCGATACGGTTTCTCTGGACACGATTCGCGAGGATTTAAAGAAGCATGTCATTGATGTGATTGTAGATGCGGATATGATGGATGCTGAAACAAAAGTATACATAAATCCGACAGGACGCTTTGTAATCGGCGGGCCGCAGGGAGACAGCGGTCTGACAGGAAGAAAGATAATTGTCGATACATACGGCGGTATGGCCCGTCATGGCGGAGGAGCTTTCTCCGGAAAGGATCCTACCAAGGTTGACCGCAGTGCGGCATATGCGGCACGCTATGTTGCCAAGAATATTGTTGCGGCAGGTCTTGCTCGCAAATGTGAAATACAGCTTGCCTATGCCATCGGTGTGGCACAGCCGGTCAGCGTTCTTGCGGATACCTTTGGAACCGGAGTTCTTCCGGATGAAGAAATCGCAGAAATCGTAAGGAAGGAATTCGATCTGCGTCCTACTGCAATTATCAGGACACTGGAGCTTCGCAAGCCGATTTACAGAAATCTGGCAGCCTATGGTCACTTTGGCCGTGATGATCTGCAGGTGAAGTGGGAAAGCACTGAACCGGCTGAACGCCTGAAGGCATATGTAAAATAA
- a CDS encoding pyridoxal phosphate-dependent aminotransferase translates to MSGSEFDTVIDRRGTFCTQWDYIEDRFGTDNLLPFTISDMDIACPKSLVYTLKKRIEHPIYGYSRWKNEDYLSAIVHWYASRYDCMISKDWICYSPSVMYSIAKLLQLCSEPRDGVLVFTPAYDSFYKVIENNQRRLISSELLENAGYYQIDFEDVEEKCKEARILLLCNPHNPVGRVWKKQELQKLLQLCEKYDITVISDDIHMDITYKEKGIPVLKLASDCRCFICSSPSKTFNIPSLQGSYVILPDFKIYEAFETMTRYTEFVNSPAILGVLSTIEAYRHCAEWVDDLCSYLYDNLKYTESYIQKHMPKLKFQIPEGCYFAWIDFHELGISDAQMQQFLIHEGKVAIMSGTVYGAKQHLRFHVGCSRSKVEDGLCRLKKTYDAIERLK, encoded by the coding sequence ATGAGCGGCTCAGAATTTGATACGGTCATAGATCGAAGAGGAACCTTTTGTACACAATGGGATTATATCGAAGATCGTTTCGGAACAGACAATCTTCTCCCGTTCACCATATCGGATATGGATATTGCATGTCCAAAGAGCCTTGTATATACGTTGAAAAAGCGGATTGAGCATCCGATATACGGCTACAGCCGCTGGAAAAATGAGGACTATCTATCCGCAATTGTTCACTGGTATGCGAGCCGCTATGACTGTATGATTAGCAAGGACTGGATTTGTTACAGTCCCAGCGTTATGTATTCCATAGCAAAGCTGCTACAGCTATGCAGTGAGCCTCGGGACGGTGTTTTAGTATTCACACCGGCCTATGATTCCTTCTATAAGGTTATTGAAAATAATCAGCGCAGACTGATCAGCAGTGAACTGCTGGAGAATGCAGGGTATTATCAAATTGATTTTGAGGATGTGGAAGAAAAATGCAAGGAAGCACGCATTCTATTGCTTTGCAACCCGCATAATCCTGTAGGCAGAGTATGGAAAAAACAGGAACTGCAAAAGCTTTTACAGCTTTGCGAGAAATATGATATTACAGTAATCAGCGATGATATTCATATGGATATCACGTATAAGGAAAAAGGGATTCCTGTACTGAAGCTTGCTTCTGACTGTCGTTGTTTCATTTGTTCCTCTCCATCCAAGACATTCAATATACCTTCCCTGCAAGGTTCCTATGTGATACTTCCGGATTTCAAAATTTATGAGGCATTTGAAACAATGACGAGGTATACGGAGTTTGTTAATTCCCCAGCTATACTGGGGGTGCTTTCTACCATAGAAGCATATCGACACTGTGCGGAATGGGTAGATGATTTATGCTCTTATTTATATGATAATCTTAAGTACACAGAGAGCTATATACAGAAGCATATGCCGAAGCTGAAATTTCAGATACCCGAAGGCTGCTATTTCGCATGGATTGATTTTCATGAACTTGGTATTTCGGATGCTCAAATGCAGCAGTTTCTCATTCATGAAGGGAAAGTTGCTATCATGTCCGGGACTGTCTACGGAGCTAAACAGCATCTTCGATTTCATGTAGGTTGTTCGAGAAGCAAGGTAGAGGATGGTCTGTGTCGTTTGAAAAAGACATATGACGCTATTGAGAGGTTAAAATGA
- a CDS encoding PTS transporter subunit EIIC has translation MENKKKSLWQFFQMLGKTFMFPIALLSVCGMLLGIGSAFTNSSLIEAVPLLGNPVLQKIFSFMTTMGLFAFNNLGVLFAMAIPLGLLKEEKEFGAFTGLVSFMAMHIGTNFYLIITDQLAAADKMTEAGQGMILGIQTYNTSVLGGIIAGLMVFWLYPKISKVKIPEALGFYSGPRLAPIAMLVIMGIFGMVAVPLFWQPFYNFFKMIGEWISTSGPIGYFSYAVAERVTIPFGLNHLVTSTFRFTPIGGTAIINGQEYMGTVNMFLAYVANNMDIPLDLAGKMEQGKLMIQYGLCGAALAMYRCAKPQNRKKIKGLLITGALTVVIGGISEPIEFLFLFACPPLFFVHTVLNGIANMVLPYLGVLMGYTGDLIQFITFGVLRGTRTGWPIAIAFAAFYFALYYFIFKWSIQRFDIKTPGREEVMAISEEDTKDMDDFAALSSYKGIQMLKALGGKDNIVSIDNCVTRLRLELNDVNLIDEDAIKNAGGIAVVHLDEHTIQVIVGTQVYALRKQINKAMEMQQA, from the coding sequence ATGGAAAATAAGAAAAAAAGTCTTTGGCAGTTCTTTCAAATGCTGGGAAAAACCTTTATGTTTCCAATTGCTTTACTGAGTGTGTGCGGTATGCTGCTGGGAATCGGATCGGCATTCACAAATTCAAGTCTGATAGAGGCGGTTCCATTGCTAGGTAATCCTGTGCTGCAGAAAATTTTCAGCTTTATGACAACAATGGGCTTGTTTGCCTTTAATAATCTGGGGGTATTGTTTGCGATGGCGATTCCTTTAGGACTACTCAAGGAGGAAAAAGAGTTTGGTGCATTTACCGGTCTTGTTAGTTTTATGGCTATGCATATCGGTACAAACTTCTATCTGATAATTACGGATCAACTGGCTGCTGCAGATAAAATGACAGAAGCAGGGCAGGGGATGATTCTGGGAATTCAGACGTATAATACAAGCGTTCTTGGCGGTATTATTGCTGGACTTATGGTATTCTGGCTATATCCGAAAATATCAAAGGTAAAAATACCGGAGGCGCTAGGTTTTTACAGCGGGCCACGTCTGGCACCGATTGCCATGTTGGTGATCATGGGAATTTTCGGCATGGTAGCGGTACCTTTATTCTGGCAACCGTTTTACAATTTCTTTAAGATGATTGGGGAATGGATATCCACCTCCGGACCGATTGGTTATTTCTCCTATGCGGTAGCTGAACGTGTAACAATTCCGTTTGGTTTGAATCATCTGGTAACGAGTACCTTCCGCTTTACACCAATTGGCGGAACTGCTATTATCAATGGTCAGGAATATATGGGAACGGTTAATATGTTTCTTGCTTATGTAGCTAATAATATGGATATTCCATTAGATTTGGCAGGCAAAATGGAACAAGGCAAGCTGATGATTCAATACGGACTGTGTGGTGCGGCGTTGGCAATGTATCGCTGCGCAAAGCCGCAGAATAGAAAGAAAATCAAAGGTCTGCTGATAACCGGTGCTTTAACTGTCGTGATTGGCGGTATCTCAGAGCCTATTGAATTCTTATTCCTGTTCGCGTGTCCTCCGCTATTTTTTGTTCATACTGTATTAAATGGTATTGCCAATATGGTTCTGCCGTATCTTGGCGTGCTCATGGGTTATACCGGTGATTTGATTCAGTTTATAACATTTGGTGTCTTGCGTGGAACCAGAACTGGCTGGCCGATTGCTATTGCGTTTGCGGCATTCTATTTTGCACTGTATTACTTTATATTCAAATGGTCTATCCAGCGATTCGATATCAAAACACCCGGGAGAGAAGAGGTTATGGCTATCAGTGAAGAGGATACAAAGGATATGGATGACTTTGCGGCACTTTCATCCTATAAAGGTATTCAGATGCTGAAAGCACTGGGTGGAAAGGACAATATTGTTTCCATTGATAACTGTGTTACAAGACTGCGTCTGGAATTAAACGATGTTAATCTGATTGATGAAGATGCAATTAAGAATGCAGGCGGTATTGCTGTTGTGCATTTGGATGAGCATACAATTCAGGTGATTGTGGGTACACAGGTTTATGCTTTACGTAAGCAAATAAACAAAGCGATGGAGATGCAGCAGGCATGA
- a CDS encoding PTS glucose transporter subunit IIA, which produces MFTFRRKKQRELYAPLNGCGIALDDVRDEVFSKRLMGDGCAFLPETTSVCSPIDGDLILVADTLHAFGVRSREGIELLIHIGLDTVKLQGKGFQALQSVGTSIKAGTPVISFDSSYLHDATLDMTTMLIVTDCANLKIKEITKGYVNTTDPVIIME; this is translated from the coding sequence ATGTTCACATTTAGAAGAAAAAAACAAAGGGAGCTTTACGCTCCTTTAAATGGATGCGGTATTGCTCTGGATGATGTCAGGGATGAAGTGTTTTCAAAAAGACTTATGGGGGATGGCTGTGCATTCCTTCCAGAGACAACGAGCGTATGTTCACCGATAGACGGTGATTTAATTCTTGTCGCAGATACGCTTCATGCTTTTGGTGTGAGAAGCAGAGAAGGAATTGAACTGCTGATTCATATCGGTCTGGATACCGTGAAGCTTCAGGGAAAAGGATTTCAGGCATTACAGTCTGTCGGTACAAGCATAAAGGCAGGTACACCGGTGATATCATTTGATTCTTCCTATCTTCATGATGCTACCCTCGATATGACAACGATGCTGATAGTTACGGATTGTGCAAATCTGAAAATCAAAGAGATTACAAAGGGGTATGTCAATACAACTGATCCCGTAATCATTATGGAATGA
- a CDS encoding AbrB/MazE/SpoVT family DNA-binding domain-containing protein, with product MKATGIVRRLDDLGRLVIPKEIRKQYRMKEGDSIEFFIDNDRIVIQKFDVMSKHMEEIMIMCDTLRAIYQNTVFFVKDECMVKTDHKIHDHFLMIAQTHRLKDFDNERIYEDSAQRYKGLIYPVTAFGDWYGSFIIVFDKKELEKSELYAVEAFVQLLSRQQQQ from the coding sequence ATGAAAGCAACAGGAATTGTAAGACGTCTTGACGACCTTGGAAGACTGGTTATACCAAAAGAAATTAGAAAGCAGTACCGCATGAAAGAAGGAGATTCCATTGAATTCTTTATCGATAATGACAGAATTGTAATTCAGAAATTTGATGTCATGTCCAAGCATATGGAAGAAATCATGATTATGTGCGATACCCTGCGTGCCATATATCAGAATACTGTATTTTTTGTGAAGGATGAATGTATGGTGAAAACAGATCATAAGATACATGACCATTTTCTTATGATCGCACAAACACATCGTTTGAAGGATTTTGATAATGAGCGTATCTATGAGGACAGTGCACAGCGTTACAAGGGTCTGATTTATCCGGTCACCGCATTTGGAGACTGGTATGGTTCCTTTATTATCGTATTTGATAAGAAGGAGCTGGAAAAGTCCGAGCTTTATGCAGTAGAGGCATTTGTACAACTTTTATCTCGCCAACAGCAGCAATAA
- a CDS encoding RNA-binding S4 domain-containing protein encodes MRLDKYLKTARILKRRTVSKELADQERVYVNGKIAKPSTDVKVGDTIKVIFGYRELTVNVTMIQKQANKNDASLMFEVVEEKLIKKEEVKDILAED; translated from the coding sequence ATGCGTCTTGATAAATATCTGAAAACAGCGCGTATTCTGAAACGTCGTACCGTATCAAAGGAGCTGGCGGATCAGGAACGTGTCTATGTAAACGGAAAAATTGCAAAGCCTTCTACAGATGTAAAAGTGGGAGATACCATCAAGGTTATTTTCGGATACCGTGAGCTGACTGTTAATGTAACCATGATACAGAAGCAGGCAAATAAAAATGATGCTTCCCTGATGTTTGAGGTTGTGGAAGAAAAGCTGATTAAGAAAGAAGAAGTAAAAGATATTCTGGCAGAAGACTGA
- a CDS encoding PRD domain-containing protein: protein MKIAKIFNNNTVATISQDKTEMIVTGPGIGFHKAVGDQIDERKIEKRYLIENTQRTRFYQMLENIPVEYFEFSEIIFKKASKEFKGGLNNQMVLLLTDHIAFAIEREKQGIHLPNLLLPEIKTLYHKEYQIGVWALKYIALKTGVHLPLDEAGFIAMHIINSRSQDHKNSAEEILTFSKQILHIIEVTMHIDWKEKDFDQTRLAMHLKYLGQRIFTVDRTHIKQDFNDKMYRMMLEMNPEMKSCLERIKSFVKHNYDYELGRQELFYIMVHILKILN, encoded by the coding sequence ATGAAAATTGCAAAAATTTTTAATAACAACACCGTGGCCACGATTTCCCAGGATAAAACTGAAATGATAGTAACCGGTCCGGGTATCGGATTTCACAAGGCGGTTGGAGATCAGATTGATGAAAGAAAAATCGAAAAGAGGTATCTGATTGAGAATACACAAAGAACAAGATTTTATCAGATGCTGGAAAATATACCGGTTGAATACTTCGAATTTTCTGAAATCATCTTCAAAAAAGCATCTAAGGAATTCAAGGGTGGTTTAAACAATCAGATGGTGCTGTTATTGACGGATCATATAGCATTTGCTATTGAACGTGAAAAACAGGGGATACATCTTCCTAATCTGTTGCTGCCGGAAATCAAAACACTGTATCATAAGGAGTATCAGATCGGTGTGTGGGCATTGAAATATATCGCCTTGAAGACGGGGGTTCACCTTCCTCTCGATGAAGCAGGCTTCATCGCCATGCATATCATCAATTCCAGAAGTCAGGATCACAAAAACAGTGCGGAAGAAATATTGACCTTCAGTAAACAGATTCTACATATTATTGAGGTTACGATGCATATTGACTGGAAGGAGAAGGACTTCGATCAAACACGTCTTGCAATGCATCTGAAGTATCTGGGACAGCGGATTTTTACAGTTGACCGCACGCATATAAAACAGGATTTCAATGATAAAATGTATCGTATGATGCTGGAAATGAATCCTGAAATGAAATCATGTTTAGAAAGAATAAAAAGTTTTGTGAAGCATAATTATGACTATGAGCTGGGCAGACAGGAGTTGTTCTACATCATGGTACATATACTGAAAATATTAAATTAG
- a CDS encoding septum formation initiator family protein has translation MAKDKKKKRNKLKTFLSLAAIFIACFLIYAASSDLMMTMKLKDEITSSEEMINSLENQKDDLSKEKQNLENPEYVKRFARGKYMVSKPGEQVFKLPAKNNDDDD, from the coding sequence ATGGCAAAGGATAAAAAGAAAAAAAGAAATAAGCTTAAGACGTTTTTGAGTCTTGCTGCCATCTTCATTGCATGCTTCCTGATTTATGCCGCAAGCTCCGATTTGATGATGACAATGAAGCTGAAGGATGAAATCACTTCTTCTGAAGAGATGATTAACTCTCTGGAAAATCAAAAGGATGATCTTTCCAAGGAAAAGCAGAATCTGGAAAATCCTGAATATGTGAAGCGGTTTGCCAGAGGTAAGTACATGGTCAGCAAGCCTGGAGAACAGGTGTTTAAGCTGCCGGCTAAAAATAATGACGATGATGATTAA
- the yabP gene encoding sporulation protein YabP: protein MEDNISNPLRFETNPYHNVIIKDRKVMELTGVKQIDSFDSSEFLLETAQGWMVIQGKDLTLGKLDTERGDVVIRGVIEALSYVSSKKGNGKESVISKIFK from the coding sequence ATGGAAGATAACATTAGCAATCCGCTTCGTTTTGAAACGAACCCATATCATAACGTAATTATTAAGGACCGCAAGGTGATGGAGCTGACCGGCGTCAAACAGATTGACAGCTTTGATTCCAGTGAGTTTTTGCTGGAGACCGCACAGGGATGGATGGTGATTCAGGGAAAGGATCTGACCTTGGGCAAGCTGGATACAGAACGCGGGGATGTTGTAATACGCGGTGTCATTGAAGCTCTATCCTATGTATCCAGTAAAAAGGGAAACGGAAAGGAATCAGTGATTTCAAAAATCTTTAAATAA
- a CDS encoding helix-turn-helix transcriptional regulator → MTMGQVCCERIHDLCDERKISLNKLSIMCGMTQSTLSNITSGRSKNPTVSTIKKICDGLDITLVEFFDTDVFKNLDQEIK, encoded by the coding sequence ATGACAATGGGACAAGTATGTTGTGAGCGGATTCATGATCTGTGCGACGAGAGAAAAATTTCTCTGAACAAACTCAGTATCATGTGCGGAATGACGCAGTCAACGCTGAGCAACATCACATCAGGCAGAAGCAAGAATCCAACCGTTTCCACGATCAAAAAAATCTGTGACGGTCTGGATATCACGCTTGTGGAATTTTTTGATACAGACGTATTCAAAAATCTGGATCAGGAAATTAAATAA